In Chamaesiphon minutus PCC 6605, a genomic segment contains:
- the brxC gene encoding BREX system P-loop protein BrxC translates to MQIKDVFANDVTRDIAPVIYFHEQDPAKVAAEVSEYIVTGGYPENDPRSKIGIHEQFVKLLSSLAEELQKTGGVELPASWISGFYGSGKSSFAKLLGLALDGLILPDGQEIAEVFLKRDESPKSNEFRAAWTKVRSLVQPIAVIFDIGAVARDDEQIHAAVKREIQKRLGYCSTSNYVADYELNLELEGLWPEFEASAQRLLGRAWAEAKDSRMAEEEFSQVMHAMNPSRYTDPLSWFESRAGANTGEGSSVDETIKAISEMLRLRAAGKTLFVVVDEVSQYIYQNNTRMLKLQSFVSALGQKLKGQVWLLATGQQKLEDSDDESSIGKLKDRFPPKLRVHLAPTNIRDVVHKRLLKKLPTQEGALREIFQQYRSDLKLYGYQCQTISEEDFVEVYPMLPGYVDLLMQITSNLRLRSSRAKGDDHAIRGLLQLLGDLFRERKLGARPLGNLITLEDIFEVQQSSLDNDMQTTLTRIFGQDEVLQDALLARVAKIVSLLELIQEQEPTTVALVSQCLYERLGQGNQEGRISQALEQLRELNLLSYSEKTGYKLQSSAGQEWARERDSYSIIHLSSMRHSLIELRCDNMFSLIANFM, encoded by the coding sequence ATGCAGATTAAGGATGTATTTGCCAATGATGTGACGCGCGATATCGCTCCAGTCATTTACTTCCATGAGCAAGATCCGGCCAAGGTAGCGGCGGAAGTTTCCGAGTACATAGTCACGGGTGGATATCCTGAAAACGATCCCCGCTCCAAGATTGGAATTCACGAGCAGTTTGTCAAATTGTTGAGCAGTCTAGCCGAGGAACTGCAAAAAACTGGCGGGGTAGAATTACCCGCCTCATGGATTTCTGGATTTTACGGTTCGGGGAAATCTAGCTTTGCCAAACTGTTGGGATTAGCTCTAGATGGCTTAATTTTGCCCGATGGACAGGAGATCGCTGAAGTTTTTCTTAAACGGGATGAATCGCCTAAATCCAATGAATTTAGGGCGGCTTGGACGAAGGTTCGGAGTCTGGTACAACCGATCGCCGTCATCTTTGATATTGGAGCGGTGGCACGGGATGACGAACAGATTCATGCAGCCGTGAAGCGGGAAATCCAGAAACGGCTGGGCTATTGCAGTACCAGTAATTATGTGGCAGATTACGAGTTAAACCTCGAACTTGAAGGTCTGTGGCCGGAGTTTGAAGCGAGTGCCCAGCGGCTGCTCGGTCGGGCTTGGGCTGAAGCGAAAGATAGTCGGATGGCTGAGGAAGAATTTTCTCAGGTGATGCACGCGATGAATCCGAGTCGGTATACCGATCCGTTGAGTTGGTTTGAGAGCCGTGCGGGGGCGAATACGGGTGAAGGATCTTCGGTCGATGAAACGATTAAAGCGATCTCCGAAATGCTGCGGTTGCGGGCTGCGGGTAAAACGTTGTTTGTGGTAGTCGATGAAGTCAGTCAATACATCTATCAAAACAACACGCGGATGTTGAAGCTTCAGTCTTTTGTCTCGGCTTTGGGGCAGAAGCTCAAGGGGCAAGTTTGGCTGTTGGCAACGGGTCAGCAGAAGTTAGAGGATAGCGACGACGAAAGCAGTATCGGTAAGCTCAAGGATCGATTCCCGCCTAAGTTGCGGGTGCATTTGGCACCGACGAATATTCGGGATGTGGTGCATAAACGCTTACTCAAGAAATTGCCGACGCAAGAAGGGGCACTGAGGGAGATATTTCAGCAGTATCGGAGCGATCTCAAGCTGTATGGATATCAGTGTCAGACGATTTCCGAAGAAGATTTCGTGGAAGTCTATCCCATGCTGCCAGGATATGTCGATCTGCTGATGCAAATTACGTCGAATTTACGCTTACGATCGAGTCGAGCCAAGGGTGACGATCATGCGATTCGCGGGCTGTTGCAGCTTTTAGGCGACCTGTTTCGCGAGCGAAAGCTAGGCGCAAGACCTTTGGGAAATTTGATTACCCTCGAAGACATTTTCGAGGTACAGCAGTCATCGCTGGACAATGATATGCAAACCACCCTGACGCGGATATTTGGTCAGGATGAAGTATTGCAGGATGCGCTCTTGGCGCGGGTGGCGAAGATTGTCTCGTTGCTGGAGCTAATTCAAGAACAAGAGCCGACAACGGTGGCACTGGTGAGTCAATGTCTCTACGAGCGGTTGGGACAGGGCAATCAAGAGGGGCGGATTTCCCAGGCGTTGGAGCAACTGCGAGAGCTGAATCTATTGTCTTATTCAGAGAAGACGGGCTATAAGCTCCAAAGCTCGGCAGGTCAGGAATGGGCGCGAGAACGGGATAGTTACAGTATTATTCACCTGAGTTCGATGAGGCATAGCCTCATCGAACTCAGATGTGACAACATGTTCAGCTTAATAGCAAATTTTATGTAA
- a CDS encoding DUF1788 domain-containing protein, with protein MTGTLFTDVSLDRSIAALRSDLLEASGPKISTMRNYRFAILVYDPTEEFKLRRLIRNLSDDLKGGGWNVRSISLHQLLLNRIKAEDPKLIESTIRMEHRLYERDPDRALNHLKDKLSHYIDGVDGIAKDVVNLIDEFATENPLVVNRTLVLLARTGALYPFFRSSALLKLIDGKMRNLPVVLLYPGKRQDLNALSFMGELSADRDYRPRIYS; from the coding sequence ATGACGGGTACACTATTTACAGATGTTTCACTAGATCGATCGATTGCGGCTCTCCGGAGCGATTTGCTCGAAGCTAGCGGCCCGAAAATTAGCACGATGCGAAATTATCGGTTTGCCATTTTAGTCTACGATCCAACCGAAGAATTTAAGCTGCGCCGATTAATTCGGAATTTGAGCGACGATTTGAAAGGCGGTGGTTGGAATGTCCGATCGATTTCGCTACATCAACTGCTATTAAATCGGATTAAGGCTGAAGATCCTAAATTAATCGAGAGCACGATCCGGATGGAACACCGTCTCTATGAGCGCGATCCCGATCGAGCGTTGAATCATCTCAAAGATAAACTGTCGCACTACATTGATGGCGTGGATGGGATTGCTAAAGATGTTGTAAATTTAATCGATGAGTTTGCCACTGAGAATCCCTTGGTGGTAAACCGCACCCTGGTTTTATTGGCACGGACAGGGGCACTTTATCCCTTTTTTCGATCTTCAGCATTGCTCAAGCTGATCGATGGGAAAATGCGGAATTTGCCTGTGGTTTTACTCTATCCTGGCAAGCGTCAAGACTTAAATGCACTGTCGTTTATGGGTGAGTTGTCGGCTGACCGTGATTATCGCCCGCGCATTTATTCATGA
- the brxE gene encoding BREX-6 system BrxE protein, translating into MTSERISASTLDAILALQMTIAWAGEGLCEPKRLDWWRTDVVDAAGGGDLFKRLLPKTYQWAALEAVRSAAIQTDRRERIKLAKPDALRTLFFWGANVDEQLIDRLVEHKRNAVSQMPSAVLPLSIELGASFDRAAFEALLSISDRIETKIVPGGRLLVDDGTEDLDIKAKKLAAALLPLADNYPMPMYRIGEH; encoded by the coding sequence ATGACTAGCGAACGAATCTCTGCCTCAACTTTGGATGCCATCTTAGCCCTGCAAATGACGATCGCTTGGGCTGGGGAAGGTTTGTGTGAGCCGAAGCGGTTGGATTGGTGGCGGACAGACGTTGTTGATGCCGCAGGCGGCGGCGACTTATTTAAGCGGTTGTTGCCTAAAACTTACCAGTGGGCGGCACTTGAGGCGGTTAGATCGGCGGCAATTCAGACCGATCGACGAGAAAGAATCAAATTAGCGAAACCGGATGCGTTGAGAACTTTATTTTTTTGGGGTGCGAACGTTGACGAGCAACTGATCGATCGGTTAGTCGAGCATAAACGCAATGCTGTAAGCCAGATGCCATCGGCGGTTTTACCGTTATCGATCGAACTAGGAGCGTCTTTCGATCGAGCGGCATTTGAAGCGTTGTTAAGCATCTCGGATCGGATCGAGACTAAGATCGTTCCAGGCGGTAGGCTTTTGGTTGATGATGGTACGGAGGATCTGGACATTAAGGCGAAAAAATTAGCGGCAGCACTGCTGCCATTAGCGGATAATTATCCAATGCCGATGTATCGAATTGGGGAGCATTGA